A region from the Medicago truncatula cultivar Jemalong A17 chromosome 6, MtrunA17r5.0-ANR, whole genome shotgun sequence genome encodes:
- the LOC25495683 gene encoding cysteine proteinase inhibitor 5, whose translation MRFQSLFLVLIVLFASVATNQALNINRRVNVSDPQMIDIAKFTVTEHNKQVTEAKLKFEKLLGGLTDETVYILAISANNGSASNIYDSLVYESPPNHFNLKYFHIRNS comes from the coding sequence ATGAGATTTCAGTCTCTTTTTCTTGTCCTTATTGTTTTGTTTGCCTCAGTGGCCACAAATCAAGCCCTAAACATCAACAGACGCGTCAACGTCAGTGATCCACAAATGATTGATATTGCTAAATTTACTGTAACCGAACACAACAAGCAAGTTACTGAGGCGAAATTGAAGTTTGAGAAACTTCTCGGTGGTTTAACCGATGAGACCGTCTACATCCTCGCCATTTCTGCAAACAATGGTTCAGCTTCTAACATCTATGATTCACTTGTGTATGAGAGTCCACCAAATCACTTTAACCTCAAATACTTTCATATTCGTAAcagttaa